The nucleotide sequence CGCTCGGTAAAAAAACGGATGTTGGTCAAATCGGTGAGATCCAATTGCATCAGTTCTACTTGAGCCTGCGGATGGCGGCCGATTATTTCTTGACGTGCCGCATTTCCTTTTTGCAGATTGCGGACAGCCATCACAATCCGTGCCCCTTTGCCGGCTAAGTCTTTTGCCGCTTCCAGGCCGATGCCGCTATTGGCGCCTGTAATGACGGCGGTTTTTCCTGCCAGTAGATGTTTTTCCACAAAATCAGCTCCTGCTATAGAGTGCGAATCCTTTTCAACTTATCATGAGAGCAGCATCAGAACAAATATAAAAAAAAGATTTATTTCTCTTAGCGGATATTGTAAGATGAAGGTGACATTAATCTGATAATTCTAATAATTTTACATAGCACTCTTTGCAATCTAATGCTATTAGGAAAGAAGGAGAACAGCGTGGCAGAGATTATGCAAAAATTCACGACGTGCTTGTGGTTTAATATGCAAGCGGAAGAGGCAGCAAAATTTTATGTTTCAATTTTCAAGGATTCAAGCATTAGCCGAATTACCCGGTATGTGAAGGCGGGGCAGGAAATTCACGGCAAAGAACCTGGTTCCATCATGTCCGTTGAATTTCGAATCGCCGGGCAAGAGTTCATGGCTTTGAACGGTGGGCCAATGTTCAAATTTTCGGAAGCCGTTTCGTTTATCATCAATTGCGAAACTCAAGAGGAAATCGACTATTATTGGGACAAACTGACCGAAGGCGGAGATGAGAGTGCCCAAGTATGCGGCTGGCTAAAGGATAAGTTTGGCGTTTCGTGGCAAGTGGTTCCGATTGCGATGAATGAGATGCTGGTAGATCCAGATACGGAAAAAGTGGAGCGCGTCACCAACTCATTTATGCAAATGAAGAAGCTGGATCTGAATGAACTTCAACGGGTGTATGAAGGTTAAAGTTTTCGGGAGTGGCTGAATAATTTTAAAGCAACGCTTAAAAAAATCAAGCTCCTTTAGAAAAAGGAGCTTGATTCAGAGTTCTGATTTTGGCTATTAATGTTTATGGTGATGTTTGAAACGTTTGTTGTCGTGTTTGCCGTGTTTGTAATGCCGTTTGTCTTTGCAGTCATCATTATAACGATCGCGTTTGTGTTTTTTGTGATATTTTTTATTGTGTTTATGGTGTTTCCGATCATATTTGTCGTCTTTATCGTATCTATCGCGATCTTTATACTTATTGTGTTTGTTATAGTCTTTGTCATGGTCATAGTCTTTGTTGTAGTCTTTATCATGGTTATAGTCTCTGTCATGATAGCCATCTTTGTCGTGTCCAGAATCATCACCATGTGCTAATGCAGCAGTTGATGAAAATCCGAATACTAAAAAGAATGCCATCAAAATCGTTAAGTACTTTTTCATGTTTTGTCTCTCCATTTCATAATTAGATTTTGTTTACTCTCTGGACAGGAGTGTCGTGGAGTCATAAACTTGCCTATTTATGTACTTTTAGAGAGTAGGACCTCCTTCTTAAATAAATTATGAAGCGGTTTCAAGAAATTTCTATAAATGTTGATTTAATAGGAATTCCTTGTCCTTGAAGCTATTGTACAACATAAATCAAAAATTTACTACAATTATTAGAAAATTATAAAAAATAAATTTATTTTAGTTTCTTGGGATAATAGTTGGGCTAGAGCAGGAATGCTCTCAATACATAGTTGTGTTTTAGTTTAGGAAGAAAATAACATCTAGCAGGCCGCTCTATTTCAGTAAACAATTTTACTGCTATAACGCAAAAAGGAGGGGAAATCGTGAAAAAAATTTTAATTTACGGGGTAGGGCCGTTCGGCAGCTTGTTTGCCGAGCGCCTTTCAGAAGCGGGGCACTCCGTATTCTTGCTGGATCATGGGGACAGGCAGCAAGAGTTGAAGACATACGGCGTTGTGACAGAAAATACAGTGACGGGTGAGCGGACAGTGACGAGGCTTCCAGTGGTAGAGCGTCTGGAAAAAGATGATGCGTATGATCTGGTTATTGTGCCGATCCGTAAAAATTCGGT is from Planococcus liqunii and encodes:
- a CDS encoding VOC family protein, which gives rise to MAEIMQKFTTCLWFNMQAEEAAKFYVSIFKDSSISRITRYVKAGQEIHGKEPGSIMSVEFRIAGQEFMALNGGPMFKFSEAVSFIINCETQEEIDYYWDKLTEGGDESAQVCGWLKDKFGVSWQVVPIAMNEMLVDPDTEKVERVTNSFMQMKKLDLNELQRVYEG